The sequence AGTCCCGGCCCTCCCCGAGGCCGAGGTCGCGCAGCGTCTCGTTGAGGACGCCCGCGTCCGGGTTGTAGACGAGCCGCCACATGATGCCGACGACGACCTCGGGCATCGCCCAGGGCACGATCGCGAGGGCGCGGGCCAGGCCGCGCAGCCGTAAGTCCTGGTTCAGCAGCAGGGCCAGGCCGAGCGCCAGCAGGAACTGCGGGACGGTCACGCCCGCCGCCCAGACCAGGCCGATGCGGAACGACTCCCAGAACAGGGTGTCGTGCAGCAGGTCCCGGAAGTTGAGGGCGCCGATCCACCGGGTGGCGGTGGTCCGGCCGGACTGGGCGTCGGTGAAGGCCAGCAGGATGCCGTAGAGCAGCGGGCCGACGCTGAGCAGCAGGATCGGGAGGAGGGCGGGCAGGACCAGGAACCAGGCACCGCGGTCGGCGGTCCGCAGTCCGGCGCGGCCATGCGCTTCGGCCACCTCTGTCATGGAATCAGCCCCTTTGCCTGCTCCCATTGGCGTGTTCATGCTCGTCAAGGCCCGGTACCCCGTCAAGGGCCCGTGCACCGTCGCCGACCTGTGCGGATGCGAGACTGGCCGGGAACCGGACGGACCCGGCACGGGAAGACGGCACGGAGGCGGGACGATGGACGAGGCACGCGCGCGGGACGTACTGGCCGCGGCGGGGGTGCTGCCGGGACCGGCCGGG comes from Streptomyces sp. SCL15-4 and encodes:
- a CDS encoding sugar ABC transporter permease, giving the protein MTEVAEAHGRAGLRTADRGAWFLVLPALLPILLLSVGPLLYGILLAFTDAQSGRTTATRWIGALNFRDLLHDTLFWESFRIGLVWAAGVTVPQFLLALGLALLLNQDLRLRGLARALAIVPWAMPEVVVGIMWRLVYNPDAGVLNETLRDLGLGEGRDWLSGLATALPAVIVVGVWAGLPQTAVALLAGLQNVPRDLHEAAAVDGAGAWRRFRTVTWPALRPVALAVTALNLIWNLNSFALVYVLTGGGPGGKTRLPMLFAYEEAFRYGQFGYAAAMGCVLVAVVSLLLAVFLAGRLRGGEDA